Genomic segment of Saprospira sp. CCB-QB6:
GGATATCTCAACTTATCAGGATAGCCGCTTGGCCAGTTATATGGGCCAAAATGTGGTAGGCTTGCGTTTGGATGTGCAAGATTTTGATGGGGTGATGTGGTCGCAAAAATATGAGATAGAAGCGTTGCCGACCCTACTTATCTTTGATGAGGAAGGCAAATTGGTCAAGCGTTTAGTAGGTTATCAATCTTCGGCAAATTTGCTCAAGGCCTTTGAGGAAGTACGCAGTCCTAAGGCGAGTCCTTCCGCGCCAACAACAAGAAAACAGAGCCCGCAGCCATTAAGCGAGGAGCCTTCTTTGCCTTCGGTGAACTCTAGCAAAACCAATACGGCCCCTCAGTTGTCGGGGAGTTTGTCTATCTTTGAGCAGGGTATTCAGCCTACGGGCAAAGGGTTGTTTGAGGTAAGTCTCAAGCGGCAAAAATCGGAAGGATTTGCTTTGCAAATGGGCGTTTATAAAGAAGTAAATTATTGGACCTTAGAGGCGGAAGCCTTGCAAAAGCAATTGCCTGGGCACAAAATATTGATGCATATCGATGAGCTTAGAGGCAAAACGGTCTATCAATTATTGTTAGGTGATTTTGAAAGCCAGGCGGCCGCTGAGCGTTTTCAGAAAGTATTGCAGCAAAAAAATATGCGTACGGGCTTGATTAAAGATTTGCGTTATTTTAAATAGGTCCTTAGGCGATAAAACAATATCTTCTCCCCCGCAGCTCATGAGCTGCGGGGGAGTTTTTTTTAGCTTTGGGCGCAGCCTAGGGCCGAAGGGCCAAATGGCCCAGCGCTGCGCAGCCGTGGCCCGCAGGGCCAGACCAAAGCCCGCAGGGCTGCAGGGCCGAGCAGGCTTGCGAGCGGCGCAGCATAGCGGCGGCCGCCCCAGAAAAAGGGCGGCCGCGGGCCCCAAAAAAAACAACATAAACGGAAATAAAAACGAGATGCAATTACTAACAAACATTGGCTGCATTTGGCAGCAGGCGCAAGAGCTACCCGCTTTGCGGAGGGGGGCAGAATTGGCCCAATTACCTTATTTGAGAGATGCCTATATGGTATTGGATGGAGATCGGATTGTAGAATTTGGGCCTATGTCTGCTTGTCCCGCCACCGCAAACTATACCGTCTATGATGCTCAGGGGCGGGATTTATTTCCGAGTTTTTGCGATTCGCATAGCCATTTGGTTTTTGCGGCGCCCAGGCAGGAGGAATTTGTCTATCGGATTCAGGGATTGAGTTATCATGAAATAGCGGCCAAGGGAGGGGGCATTCTCAATTCGGCCAAGCGCTTGCAAGCCATGCCAGAGGAGCAGATTTTGGCCGAGGCCAAAAAGCGCTTGTTGGCCCTTTTGCGTTTGGGGACCGGCGCTTTGGAGATCAAAAGTGGATATGGTTTGACCTATGAGGCCGAGCTAAAAATGCTGCGGGTGATTAAGGCCTTAAAAGCTTGGGCGCCTATTCCGATCAAGGCTACTTTTTTGGGGGCGCATGCTTTGCCGCCTGAATATAAAGAGGATCGGGCAGCTTATATGGACCTATTAATAGAGCAGCTATTGCCCAAAATTGCAGAAGAGGGCTTGGCCGATTATATCGATGTATTCTGTGAGAAAGGCTTTTTTTCTTTGAAGGAAGCGCAGCGCATTATGGAAGCAGGCAAGGCCTATGGTTTGCCTGCCAAAATACATTGTAATCAGTTTAATTCTATGGGCGCTATTGAGGCGGCCATTGCGGCTGGGGCTCGTTCTGTAGACCATTTAGAGGTATTGAATGCTGATGAAATGAAGGCTCTGGGCCAAGCTGATACCCTTGCTTGTTTATTGCCAACGGCCCCCTTCTTTTTAAATGATGAGCATCGGACGCCAGCTAGACAATTAATTGAGGCGGGAGCGGCCGTAGTTTTGGCCAGTGATTATAATCCAGGTACCACGCCTTCGGGCCGCATGAGCTTTGTTTGCTCCTTGGCCTGTATCCAGTTGCGGATGTTACCCGAAGAGGCTATTAATGCTGCTTCTTTGCATGGGGCCTATGCGATGGACCTAGAGCAGGAGCTGGGCTGTATTCGTCCAGGCGCCAGAGCTAACTTTTTCCTAACCGAAGCCTTGCCCAGCTTGGCTTATTTGCCTTATAGCTTTGGTTCGGACCTTATTGAGGCCGTCTTTTTGAATGGGGAACTGCATTGGGAAAAGCAGCCCTTGGGGTAAATTAATTCCTTTGGTATTTGTGAATTAGCTTTGACAATCAGTAATTTGTTGAGCCCAAGTTCTTTCATGAAAGAACTTGGGCCTTTATTTTCTTAGGCTAATGCCTTTGGAGTTTTTTAGTTAAACAAACAACTTTATGAGAAATTCGATGATGATTCTGGGCCTATTAATGGCCTTGTTGGTGGGGCCCAAAAGCTGGGGACAGGCCGAGGAGCTGCCCAAGGTCTATAACAATTTAGATCTGGCCCTGGGCCTAGGTTCTGCCTCAGAGAGTAGGCTTTATTTTGCTGCCCTTTCTTTTCAGCGAGAGCATGCCTTACTTAAAAATAGGCGACTATTGTTGGGCTATGGCCTTCGGTTTTCGGCTTTTGGGGCCTCTGATCAATTGCTTTATACCACAGCTCCCTACAAACTCACCAAAGATGATTTGATTGATAGTATGTTGGTGGATCAGCCTTTTAGTGCAGCTTTGGCGGCTTCTTTTCATCTTGGTTATTTGATTACGCCCAAGCTCAAAGCAGGTTTTAATATTGATGTTTTGGGCTTTGGGTTGGGCAAAGAGACAACAGGCCAGTTTACAAGTAGCGATAATTATGGGCAGTATTCAGTAAATCAGACAGGCCGCCCTACGACTGCTTCCGTATTATTAATTGGCGAAAATGATATTGGGCAATTGGTCTCTGAGTTTTACCTGGCCTATGACATCAATGAAAAAATGGGCATTCGTGGCGGATTCAATATGACCTTTGTCGAATTTCAATCGGATGAAAAACTGACGCATGATAATGATCGTTTTCGCCATAAGGCGATTTTGGGCTTTTTGGCCTTTTATTACCGTCCCTTCTAATTTGTTTTACCTTTAAAATTAATGGCTATGAAACAACTAGGTTTAAGTCTAATTATGCTGCTGTTTGTCACGCTCCTAAGCGCTCAATCGAGTATTACCTTTAAGATTAAGAATGCGGGCTTCACGGTGCCGGGCTCTTTTTCCGATTTCAAGACCTCTATTAAATATGACAAAAATTTGCCTCGCCAAGCTGCGTTTAGCGGAACGGTTCAGGTTAAATCTATAGATACGGACAACAAGGCCAGAGATAAACATTTGCGCAATGAAGACTTTTTTGAGGTCGATA
This window contains:
- a CDS encoding YceI family protein, whose protein sequence is MKQLGLSLIMLLFVTLLSAQSSITFKIKNAGFTVPGSFSDFKTSIKYDKNLPRQAAFSGTVQVKSIDTDNKARDKHLRNEDFFEVDTYPEMSFQSTAVTVVSDKQLKVAGNLKIKKTTKKVVFDVMISEKNGKTVFDTELEINRRDFEVGGSSWTLANKLTLFLHIEQ
- the hutI gene encoding imidazolonepropionase, whose protein sequence is MQLLTNIGCIWQQAQELPALRRGAELAQLPYLRDAYMVLDGDRIVEFGPMSACPATANYTVYDAQGRDLFPSFCDSHSHLVFAAPRQEEFVYRIQGLSYHEIAAKGGGILNSAKRLQAMPEEQILAEAKKRLLALLRLGTGALEIKSGYGLTYEAELKMLRVIKALKAWAPIPIKATFLGAHALPPEYKEDRAAYMDLLIEQLLPKIAEEGLADYIDVFCEKGFFSLKEAQRIMEAGKAYGLPAKIHCNQFNSMGAIEAAIAAGARSVDHLEVLNADEMKALGQADTLACLLPTAPFFLNDEHRTPARQLIEAGAAVVLASDYNPGTTPSGRMSFVCSLACIQLRMLPEEAINAASLHGAYAMDLEQELGCIRPGARANFFLTEALPSLAYLPYSFGSDLIEAVFLNGELHWEKQPLG
- a CDS encoding thioredoxin fold domain-containing protein, encoding MKRYTLIALSLLAVFALLPLLAFFKPESLKVSFSEMEWAAAKQQAQTEGKLYFVDFDASYCAACRNMDISTYQDSRLASYMGQNVVGLRLDVQDFDGVMWSQKYEIEALPTLLIFDEEGKLVKRLVGYQSSANLLKAFEEVRSPKASPSAPTTRKQSPQPLSEEPSLPSVNSSKTNTAPQLSGSLSIFEQGIQPTGKGLFEVSLKRQKSEGFALQMGVYKEVNYWTLEAEALQKQLPGHKILMHIDELRGKTVYQLLLGDFESQAAAERFQKVLQQKNMRTGLIKDLRYFK